TCTCTGTAAATAGTACACTAAACGATCTAATCTCTAAAAAAAAGAAAAATAAGGAGGTTATAATGTCCGTGCTCGTAATAGAAAAGCTAAAAGAAGTAATTGTTATTAATGGCAATATTGAAATTGCTATAGCAGAAATAAAGGGTTCATTAATAAAATTGGCAATCCAAGCGCCGCTTGAAATACCAATATGTCGGGAAGAAATTAGCAGGGCGATACCTTTTCAGACTAATTAAGTTAGGTGTTTTCAGCTAAATCATATAACCCGATATTAAATGGTCTTTCCAATTAAGGGGTTAGATTATCAACTACATTTAATTCCGTTTTAGAATTTGTGTTATATTGTTGTGGAAAAATACAAAATACTGTCAAACAAAGCTCAACGAAGTAATCCCCGTTTTTAAGGGAAGGTTATGATGATGGAACCTCTTGAGATGTTGTTTTAATCAAGTCTAGCTAAGCTAGAAAGCAAATCTTATTTTAGCGATATTTGTCGAACAAATTTTACACATGGCGAGCTCCTTCATTTTAATTATAAATATGAGGGTAGGGTGTGCAGGGGGAGGGGGGGCAAAAAATGTGATTGGAGTTTCTTAGTTAGTTGCACGATATAGGGCCATAATCTGATTAATCACTTATAATGTCCTTAAAACATATTGCGCGACTTTTGCGCGGGTTATGCATCCGTTATGCATAGTGCCGCAAATTGTTGTGAGCTATCCACCTAGATTTTGGTTAATAATCAATTGGTTAATGAAGAGTTCCCGCCTCTTTAGGTCGTAGGTTCGATCCCTACACGGCCCACCAGTATATCAATGCGTTACATTTTGTTAGCTAATTGTCATTGAGGGGTCTGTGTAATTTTCGTGTAATCAAGCAAGAGACATAACCATGGAAAAGTTTCTATACAAGTATAGAAATACCACGAATATAGAAGTATAAATTTGACCTAATTGGAGCCTTTAGTAATTTTAAGTTTTTTATGGGGATCGGGCATAATTTCCAGCAGCAAAATTTATATTTTTTCTCGCTGGGGCAAGGGCATAACCCATTGTAATCTTTTTCTTTATTAATAATGAAGTTATCTTCACTTAGCATGGTTCCTTCGGTCACTACTATTTAAGCCTTTCTATTTTATCTGGCAGTCCCCAGAACTTTTTCCCCACCGTACCTTGACCAGAAGATATAGAAATAGAACGAATCATATCTGACAAGAGTAGTTTGCTTGAACTGATGTGTGTCAGCTAATTTAATGAAACTCGTCAAGTTGTCACTTCTACAATAAATGCCTAATGATGCTCTATTGGTATATAGGGTGTAGTATCCACAAAGAGATTTTACAAACTAGAAGTGGACTGTATTTTTTATAGAAAACTACATTTCATTTTCCTATGTACACTTTATTTTATAAATATCTTTAAAATTTGCCTGCTCTTTTATCATGGTATCTATTTCTGTTTGAAAAGAAAAGTGATTCCTATTTTTTATCTAAATTCTTATTCTGAAAATCAGATTTTTCAGTTTTCTTTTCGCTCACCCACCTCTTTGTGACTAAATTTTTTATAATAACGAAGTTGGGGAAGACCAAGCCATGGGTTGACAAAAATTCGTGACCATTTATACTAAAGCAGAATATTCGCTATGAGTCTGCATATCTAAACATGTATCCTAAGCTTTCAATGCAGGCTTCCATTAAGTATGCAGATTCATTGATGAAACTTTTTGCTATCGAGGAACAAGCTTGATTTGATCTGAGTTGGCACATTAAGGATTACAATTATATTCTAACCAAAATTATTTGGATATTTTTATGGTAGTCACAAAAAAGATCAGTAAATTTTTTAAATTTCTTGCTGATTTGCGCCAAAAAAATACTTATACTCCGGCATATCGATTAGTTGAAATCAATCATACTGAAATGGATGAATATATAGTTACCGTACAAGTCATTCATAAGAATTCAGTATTTCAAGCCAAGCCGGAAGAAATTCTTGCTAATGATTATTTGGTAGATAAATTTTCTCCTCAGGATATTCGTGCCCTTACTTATTTAGGCTATCTTATGATTAATAACCCTAAATACAAAATCTTAGCTCAGCGCTTGTCGGAAAAACATGATAGCGTTCTCTTCGCTTTACGCAAAAGAGGCAATGACAAAATTATCATCAAAACAGCTGATGAGATTATGCGAGAAACTGATATTATTGATAATTTAAAAGCGAAAGATGCACAAACTATTGGCTACATCGCGGCAACTGAAAATATAGCAAATGAAGAAAAAGCCAAGACAGCGTTAAAGCAGAGCCTTGAATGTTCAAAATGTTAATAAATGATCCTGCCGTGTTGATAAGCTGTTTGAGTTATCAGCGAATCATTAGCCTTTATTTTCGCATTTAAAATAGTGGCTAATAAACTTGGATGGGTAATCATAGGACAGTGTGGCGTTGATATCTCAATACAGTGACAACCTTTATTTTTTGCTTGGTGAGCTATTTTGTTCATTATCGCATTGCCTTGCAAGCAATGAATAAAAGTTTTTTCTACATCAGCACGATATTCTGAAAATGTCGTTATTTTATCTGTAAAAGTTTTCAGTGCTTGTGGTGTGTGTCTGGGGACTGCCCAATTAATGTCTTCAGTTTTAGTTAACCCAAAAGTTGCGGCAGGAAATGGCTGCACTTGCCAGCCGTCCCCTTTGGCTGCGGCCGAATAAAATATATTTGCTGCTTTTGGCCCTAATATATCGAGTAAGCTTTGTTGTGTCTCAGGAAAAACAGCATCTAGATAAATTAAACCACGGACTTTACCTGGCCGCTGCTGTGCGATTCCGGTTATTACCATCCCACCATAGCTATGGCCGATCAAGGTCAAATTAGTTAAACCTAGCTCATCTATCATATGACATATGTCATTAATATGTTCTTGTAGACCAGTTTGTTCAGTAAGCTCGTTGATTCTTTCAGCCGAGCCTTTTAATGAGGGAAAATAAGCAGTGTAGTCACCCAAAAATAGCATTGGCTTAATTTTGTCCCAGACCCATCCGCCTTGGAAGGCGCCATGAATAAAGAGACAGTTAGTCATTGGAGCAGCCTGGGATTTTATATTGTAATCCATTTTGTTGGTGAAAGGCCCAGGTTGCATAAGGTTTCAGGTGCATGATTCTTCCTTTAAATTTGTCCCGGATAATTCTTGCATTCGTTGTTGAAAAAATGTAAGTATTCCAACAATAAAGAATGGCTGGATTTTGCCAGCTATTTACTTTCTAACTTAAATGGATTAAAGCTCACGCCCGACTTATAAATATCTGTGGCTTCGTTTCGCTTTAAATACATAACCAAAAATGATACAGGAAAAACACTTATGACTGAAAATATTAATTTGACTAAATAAGAAGTGTAAATTAATTGCAATACCTCTACCAAAGGCATAGTGCCAATAAAAATGATACAAATGCTTACGATCGTAAAAATTAATTCTCCCAGCATAGAAGACAAGATGCAACGCAATATAAAAAACCCTCCTTTATACTTGATTTTCAATTTTGAAATAAGGAAAATATTGAGAAATGACCCAGATACCACACCTAAAAAGCTACCGACAAAAGTTCGCAATAATGAACCCACTACGATTTGGTAAGCTGCCTGATTATCAATTTGTGGTGGAGAAGGAAGCAATAATAAGCTACTGCAAATCACTGCAAAAATCAATTCACAAAATAATGTGCTCCAGATGATTTTTCTAGCTGCATCATAGCCATACACTTCCGCGATGGCATCTAAAAAAACATAGGTTATAGGGATAATGAAAGCAGAGACTGAGATGACGATATTATCACTTAACAAAATAATCTTATGCGCCATAACGACTGATGAGATAAAAATGACAGCATATATCATACTCAATAAATTTAAATACCGAGGCAATTTGAGTTCTTCTTTTATCATCGACATGCTCATATAATTTTCCTTTTTAAAAAATGGAACAACTAGAATTATTATTACAGCAATGCAATATACTATCGTAAGGCGGTATTATCTTGAATAGATTCGGAATGATAACCAGGGTAATGGATGCCATAAATTACCAATTATATCAATTCGATATACAAGCAAAATGCCAGAATAAAAATGAAATTCTGGTTGTTGCGGCGGCAAGTTGCTGACTATCTTTTGCGGATCCTGTCCTGTACTCAATACCTGTCCTGTCTTCGTTTCTTTTATTGTGCTGAAATGTTCATGTAACTGACTTGAAGGAAGCTCGTAGGTCACGGTATTTATCTCCTTTTATTAATCGTATAGATGCCTGAATTCAGTCATGGTGGCAATGATTTCATCATTTTCCCCTAAGAAACGCATTGGGAATGCGCTAAGATCTGGATTTAAAGCTTTTAGATATTTATATTCACCATCAATTAAAAGCTGGCGAAAAAGATAGGTTTTGCTATCTCCAATTTTCATTAAAACAAAACTCCGATCCTTTGGATTTTTTTCTTGATTTAGGATTAATAAACAATTTATCGGGAAATAGGGTTCCATTGATGAGTCACCTAGAGTCAGAGCAAATGTCTTATTGCCTGCAGAATCGTCAACAAAGATGGTGCTTTCATATTTATATTTTTCCGGATTGTTTAAATAAATTTCAATATCTTCCCAAAAAACTTTAGGTAATTGTCTGGCTTTAGACTTTGTGGGGTTAGGTAAATTTATATCTGAAATAAATTCAGGCAGTGGTTGCTCGCCTCTTAACTGTTCTAGCGAGATATTAAAAAAATCGGCTATCGGTTTTAAATTTTTGATATGAGGGTTTGGAGAAGTGCCTGAAACTATACGTTGTAACGTTTGTTGTGGTAGATCTAAATCACGAGCTAATTGGGTGGTATTGATATTTTTTTTAAACATCAAGATTTTCAAAACCTTGCTTATCAAAGAATTTTTCATAGGTGTATCTGCGTTAAGCCAAATTTTGTGCCAAAATCAAAAATTTTTCTCAATACTAATAAGTAAATAACTCATTATCCTATCATAACATTATAAGATCAAAAAGCCTTTAGGAGCACTATATGTTTGCTAAAACAATTTTTTATCCATCGGAAAAGAATGGTGGGTTTAAAACGCATTAATAGCTTGACATCCCAAAATTATATGGGTTAAATACCCATTAAGAGAGTGGTCCTGATGTATTTCAATGCTGAAGCATGATCTCAGGCGGATGCTACTCAAGCTTGAGAAGTAAGTTAGGATCAACCTCCATTTTTTTTGTAGAGATATTTGATTAAGTTCAATGAAACAATAATTAGGATAATCCTGTGAATAGAGTCATCATGTGAGTTGTTATCTTATTGACGAAGAAAGCTTATTAATTCAATGCGTACTTAATGTCAAAAATTAATTTTAAAAAGGAGATCATTGATGAAAAAAGACGTTATAAATAAAAAATCCAGCATAGTTGAGCAAGAACAAAAAAATGAATTTAATTTTACTGAGCTTGAAATCGAATATGTTTTAAAAATTATGCAAAATAAATCACTATCCAATATAGCAGTAGATTTAGGAAT
This genomic interval from Patescibacteria group bacterium contains the following:
- a CDS encoding carbon storage regulator, giving the protein SVNSTLNDLISKKKKNKEVIMSVLVIEKLKEVIVINGNIEIAIAEIKGSLIKLAIQAPLEIPICREEISRAIPFQTN
- a CDS encoding alpha/beta hydrolase, translating into MQPGPFTNKMDYNIKSQAAPMTNCLFIHGAFQGGWVWDKIKPMLFLGDYTAYFPSLKGSAERINELTEQTGLQEHINDICHMIDELGLTNLTLIGHSYGGMVITGIAQQRPGKVRGLIYLDAVFPETQQSLLDILGPKAANIFYSAAAKGDGWQVQPFPAATFGLTKTEDINWAVPRHTPQALKTFTDKITTFSEYRADVEKTFIHCLQGNAIMNKIAHQAKNKGCHCIEISTPHCPMITHPSLLATILNAKIKANDSLITQTAYQHGRIIY
- a CDS encoding queuosine precursor transporter translates to MIKEELKLPRYLNLLSMIYAVIFISSVVMAHKIILLSDNIVISVSAFIIPITYVFLDAIAEVYGYDAARKIIWSTLFCELIFAVICSSLLLLPSPPQIDNQAAYQIVVGSLLRTFVGSFLGVVSGSFLNIFLISKLKIKYKGGFFILRCILSSMLGELIFTIVSICIIFIGTMPLVEVLQLIYTSYLVKLIFSVISVFPVSFLVMYLKRNEATDIYKSGVSFNPFKLESK
- a CDS encoding S24 family peptidase — its product is MKNSLISKVLKILMFKKNINTTQLARDLDLPQQTLQRIVSGTSPNPHIKNLKPIADFFNISLEQLRGEQPLPEFISDINLPNPTKSKARQLPKVFWEDIEIYLNNPEKYKYESTIFVDDSAGNKTFALTLGDSSMEPYFPINCLLILNQEKNPKDRSFVLMKIGDSKTYLFRQLLIDGEYKYLKALNPDLSAFPMRFLGENDEIIATMTEFRHLYD
- a CDS encoding LuxR C-terminal-related transcriptional regulator, which codes for MKKDVINKKSSIVEQEQKNEFNFTELEIEYVLKIMQNKSLSNIAVDLGISPNTIRFYIKSCAQKLFLICNTQE